In Pseudonocardia sp. EC080619-01, the following proteins share a genomic window:
- a CDS encoding TauD/TfdA family dioxygenase — MQVDPEDPLRWIFESRGALRSAVIEHGAVLVRGLGLYDPVLAGDVVRLLADRLMAERETFAPRTTYADRVYSSTRWPPQMPMCPHHELAYCDVFPTLMMFVCLTPPTSGGVTVLVDSTAVLRSLPAGLVRRFEQDGWLLVRTYNDEIGPSWATAFGTGSREAVEHYCQMHAIDLEWRPGGKLRTWQRRPAVRRHPVTEERCWFNDIAYYSEWVFGPDCRHEIADLCGADELPVTTCFGDGTAIGWDIISRMRRAYSDHAAGESWQSGDLLVVDNIRVAHGRAPYTGSRELLVAMADPLNLQGAAW, encoded by the coding sequence GTGCAGGTCGATCCCGAGGATCCGTTGCGGTGGATCTTCGAGTCCCGAGGGGCCCTGCGCTCGGCCGTGATCGAACACGGTGCGGTGCTCGTCCGTGGCCTCGGGCTCTACGACCCGGTCCTGGCCGGCGACGTCGTCCGCTTACTCGCCGACCGGCTGATGGCCGAGCGCGAGACCTTCGCACCTCGGACGACCTACGCCGACCGCGTCTACTCGTCGACCCGTTGGCCTCCGCAGATGCCGATGTGCCCGCACCACGAGCTGGCCTACTGCGATGTGTTCCCCACGCTGATGATGTTCGTCTGTCTCACACCACCGACATCCGGTGGGGTGACGGTGCTGGTCGACTCCACCGCGGTGCTGCGGTCCCTCCCGGCTGGATTGGTGCGCCGGTTCGAGCAGGACGGATGGCTACTTGTCCGCACCTACAACGACGAGATCGGCCCGTCGTGGGCAACGGCGTTCGGGACCGGCAGCAGGGAGGCTGTTGAGCACTACTGTCAGATGCACGCCATCGATCTCGAATGGCGTCCTGGAGGGAAACTGCGCACCTGGCAACGTCGGCCCGCCGTGCGCCGTCATCCCGTCACCGAGGAGCGGTGCTGGTTCAACGACATCGCCTACTACAGCGAATGGGTGTTCGGACCCGACTGCCGTCACGAGATCGCCGACCTGTGCGGAGCCGACGAGCTTCCAGTCACCACCTGCTTCGGTGACGGCACAGCGATCGGCTGGGACATCATCTCGAGAATGCGGAGGGCGTACAGCGATCACGCTGCGGGCGAGTCGTGGCAGAGCGGCGATCTGCTCGTGGTCGACAACATCCGTGTCGCCCACGGGCGCGCCCCGTACACGGGGTCACGAGAGTTGCTCGTAGCGATGGCCGACCCCCTCAACCTGCAAGGTGCAGCCTGGTGA
- a CDS encoding Pls/PosA family non-ribosomal peptide synthetase: MDADVFDDLGADSLTMAKFCARVRKDPQLPTLAIADVYACPSASGLAERVTGLVGADGSGPTTKPPLAVERRDPGRRVGTGGVALCGLVQIAMVLGWSYLFSLVLFLGYEWFVASPSLFELYRRSFVIGAVTFVFLCVFPVVVKWVAIGRWSPRTIRIWSLDYVRFWLVKTLTRLNPLVMFRGSPLYVLYLRALGARIGRDVAIFSQAVPVCTDLLTVGSGTVIRKDSLLSCYRARDGVIEIGPVSLGSNVFVGEATVLEIGTRIGDGGQLGHSSALPAGQAVPPGEHWHGSPARPCNVDYQPAGAARCGRTRKIVYSVVQLTLVFGVLMPISFGGVALLLREVPQLASLLAPGPDAFRHWYFYAEILGLSFVLYVGFLLVAVLIQTTALRALGRLLRPDRTYPLYGVHYFVQRAIALLSNSIRLTMLLGDSSAIPHYLRGLGYRLTPLLQTGNNFGMLIKHESPSLAGVGTGTVVADDLSIVNAHFTSTSFFVSRAVIGEGSFLGNRITYPSGARVGDDCLLGTKVMVPIDGPLREGVGILGSPPFEIPRTVARDARLSPGHVDLRQALCRKNRHNVGTMALHVLVRWLYFFGIALIIPAVALVDATFGAVEIVVAQVLIVVFTVGWFALVDRLVRQLLLRTPGGCSIYAPVFWGHERYWKVPAPAVVALFNGTPMKGMVWRLNGVNVGGRLFDDGASFIERPFTTIGDDCIFNERSVVQNHSQEDGSFKSDHTVLGSRVSIGVGAFVHYGVTIGDDVVIEADSFLMKGEEIMAGATWGGNPAKELSTTPGAVTP; encoded by the coding sequence CTCCGGGCTGGCCGAGCGCGTCACCGGACTCGTCGGCGCTGACGGGTCGGGGCCCACCACGAAGCCCCCGCTCGCCGTCGAGCGGAGGGATCCCGGACGACGTGTCGGAACCGGCGGAGTCGCACTGTGTGGCCTCGTCCAGATCGCTATGGTCCTGGGCTGGTCGTATCTGTTCTCCCTGGTGCTCTTCCTCGGCTACGAGTGGTTCGTCGCGTCACCGAGTCTGTTCGAGCTCTACCGGCGATCCTTCGTGATCGGCGCCGTCACTTTCGTATTCCTGTGCGTGTTCCCGGTCGTCGTCAAGTGGGTCGCGATCGGGCGCTGGAGTCCCCGGACGATCCGGATATGGAGTCTCGACTACGTCCGGTTCTGGCTCGTCAAGACGCTGACGAGGCTCAACCCACTGGTCATGTTCCGTGGGTCGCCTCTGTACGTGCTCTACCTGCGGGCACTCGGCGCACGGATCGGCCGGGACGTCGCGATCTTCTCTCAGGCCGTTCCGGTGTGCACCGACCTGCTCACAGTCGGCTCGGGAACGGTGATCCGCAAGGACTCTCTGCTCTCCTGCTATCGCGCCCGGGACGGAGTCATCGAGATCGGGCCGGTCTCGCTGGGTTCGAACGTCTTCGTCGGCGAGGCGACCGTCCTCGAGATCGGTACTCGCATCGGAGACGGAGGCCAGCTCGGTCACTCCTCGGCACTACCAGCCGGACAGGCTGTCCCGCCCGGCGAGCACTGGCACGGATCCCCTGCACGTCCGTGCAACGTCGACTACCAGCCGGCCGGAGCCGCCCGGTGCGGCCGGACACGCAAGATCGTCTACTCGGTGGTGCAGCTGACGCTCGTCTTCGGTGTCCTGATGCCGATCTCGTTCGGTGGTGTCGCTCTGCTCTTACGAGAGGTTCCGCAGTTGGCCTCCCTGCTGGCACCGGGCCCCGATGCTTTCCGGCACTGGTACTTCTACGCCGAGATCCTCGGCCTGAGCTTCGTGCTCTACGTCGGGTTCCTGCTCGTCGCCGTCCTGATCCAGACGACCGCTCTACGAGCCCTCGGACGGCTCCTGCGTCCCGACCGGACGTACCCGCTCTACGGAGTGCACTACTTCGTGCAGCGAGCCATTGCCCTCCTGAGCAACAGCATCAGACTCACGATGCTGCTCGGTGACAGCTCGGCGATTCCTCATTACCTGCGGGGTCTCGGCTACAGGCTGACGCCGCTGCTTCAGACCGGTAACAACTTCGGGATGCTCATCAAGCACGAGTCACCGTCGCTCGCCGGTGTCGGCACCGGAACGGTGGTGGCCGACGATCTCTCGATCGTCAACGCACACTTCACGAGCACATCCTTCTTCGTATCGAGGGCGGTGATCGGAGAGGGCAGCTTCCTCGGCAACCGGATCACCTACCCGTCGGGAGCGCGGGTGGGCGACGACTGCCTTCTGGGCACCAAGGTGATGGTGCCGATCGACGGACCGCTGCGCGAGGGCGTCGGGATCCTCGGCTCGCCGCCGTTCGAGATTCCGCGGACCGTGGCCCGCGATGCCCGTCTCTCCCCTGGGCACGTCGACCTGCGACAGGCACTGTGCAGGAAGAACCGCCACAACGTCGGCACGATGGCGCTGCACGTGCTGGTGCGGTGGCTCTACTTCTTCGGGATCGCCCTGATCATCCCGGCAGTGGCGCTGGTCGATGCGACTTTCGGTGCAGTGGAGATCGTCGTCGCGCAGGTGCTCATCGTGGTCTTCACCGTGGGGTGGTTCGCGCTAGTCGACCGGTTGGTGCGCCAGCTCCTGCTGCGGACACCGGGAGGCTGCTCGATCTATGCTCCCGTGTTCTGGGGCCACGAGCGCTACTGGAAGGTGCCGGCACCGGCCGTAGTCGCGTTGTTCAACGGCACCCCTATGAAAGGGATGGTCTGGCGCCTCAACGGCGTGAATGTCGGCGGCCGGTTGTTCGACGACGGAGCGTCGTTCATCGAGCGTCCGTTCACGACGATCGGCGACGACTGCATCTTCAACGAGCGCAGCGTGGTCCAGAACCACTCGCAGGAGGACGGCTCCTTCAAGTCGGATCACACTGTGCTCGGGTCGCGGGTCTCGATCGGCGTCGGCGCGTTCGTGCACTACGGCGTCACGATCGGCGACGACGTCGTGATCGAGGCCGACTCGTTCCTCATGAAGGGTGAGGAGATCATGGCAGGCGCGACGTGGGGCGGGAACCCGGCAAAGGAACTGAGCACCACTCCAGGGGCGGTCACCCCATGA